A region from the Dendropsophus ebraccatus isolate aDenEbr1 chromosome 1, aDenEbr1.pat, whole genome shotgun sequence genome encodes:
- the LOC138788492 gene encoding aldo-keto reductase family 1 member C3-like, translating into MTPDAYVRLTDGHTMPVVGFGTYAPVEVPKSEAEKSVTLALEVGYRHFDGASFYANEVEVGRAIRAKIADGTVKREDVFYSSKLWLSDQSPERVRPSLEKSLRNLQLDYVDLFLIHNPMELKPGEDRFPTDENGKVVYHNTDIRDIWKAMEECKESGLAKSIGVSSFNRRQLELILNMEGLKHKPVCNQVECHIYLNQSKLLGFCKSHDITLVAFSVLGSSRDAGWIDPNSPYVLEDPVLIGVAKKNGRTPAQVAMRHLLQRGIVVLAKSFNPERIKENFKVFDFQLSDEDMEALNQLDRNMRYVNERKWPDHPKCPFHDEY; encoded by the exons ATGACTCCAGACGCCTACGTAAGGCTCACTGATGGGCATACCATGCCAGTGGTGGGCTTTGGTACCTATGCTCCAGTTGAG GTTCCGAAGAGTGAAGCTGAGAAAAGTGTTACATTGGCTCTTGAGGTTGGATACCGCCACTTTGATGGTGCGTCTTTCTACGCCAATGAGGTCGAAGTTGGCCGAGCGATCAGGGCAAAGATTGCTGATGGCACTGTTAAGAGAGAAGACGTCTTCTATTCCAGCAAG ctgtggtTGTCTGACCAAAGTCCAGAGCGGGTCCGTCCTTCCCTGGAGAAATCCCTAAGAAATCTACAATTGGACTACGTTGACCTGTTCCTGATCCACAACCCTATGGAACTCAAG CCAGGTGAAGATCGTTTTCCGACAGATGAAAATGGAAAAGTAGTATATCACAACACGGACATCCGGGACATATGGAAG GCTATGGAGGAGTGCAAAGAATCTGGGCTGGCCAAATCAATTGGGGTTTCGAGCTTCAACCGGCGGCAACTCGAACTGATCCTGAACATGGAAGGATTGAAGCACAAGCCGGTCTGTAACCAG GTCGAATGTCACATCTATCTCAATCAGAGTAAATTGTTGGGGTTCTGCAAGTCACATGACATCACGTTGGTAGCATTTAGCGTCTTGGGATCCAGTCGAGATGCCGGATG GATAGATCCAAATAGTCCCTATGTCCTTGAAGATCCAGTCTTGATTGGCGTTGCCAAAAAAAATGGACGAACCCCCGCTCAGGTGGCAATGAGGCATCTTCTACAACGAGGCATTGTGGTGCTAGCTAAAAGCTTCAATCCAGAAAGGATCAAGGAGAACTTTAAG GTTTTCGACTTTCAATTAAGCGATGAAGATATGGAGGCTTTGAATCAACTTGACAGAAATATGCGCTATGTGAATGAACGCAA GTGGCCAGACCATCCAAAGTGTCCATTCCATGATGaatattaa